One genomic segment of Arachis duranensis cultivar V14167 chromosome 4, aradu.V14167.gnm2.J7QH, whole genome shotgun sequence includes these proteins:
- the LOC107486329 gene encoding uncharacterized protein LOC107486329 — protein sequence MRAKVPRNFKSPDMNLYDGTTDPKHHLSNFKNRMYLADASDATRRKAFPTTLSKAAMKWFDSLPPRLVISFEDLSRKFLMRFFIQKDKVKHAPSLLGVKQEVKEPLRDYMKRFNKACLEIQDLPTEAVIMGLVNGLREGPFSQSISKRHPTSLSDVQERVEKYINIEKNARLQEPSWRQGPPHSAKEKEREPKKKEEVGLDRPRRYHSYTPLKVSLVDVYREICNTERLPPSRPIKNKKGGSRGDYCEYHKMYGYSTNDCYDIKNVIERLDRKGRLDRYLMERSDNYGKRKRDDEDRRDPPPQTPERHIHTISGGFAGGGLTKSSRKRHLKRVHQVGNESPDLPIISFTKKDRQGIMPRHDDLVVITMILANANLHRTLVDQGLFKPAFDKLGLDERELKAYPTPCMG from the coding sequence atgagggcaaaagttccaagAAACTTTAAAAGCCCTGATATGAACCTCTATGATGGAACCACAGACCCGAAGCATCATTTAAGCAATTTTAAAAATCGGATGTATCTGGCTGACGCTTCTGATGCGACTCGCCgcaaagctttcccgaccaccCTGTCAAAAGCAGCGATGAAATGGTTCGACAGCCTTCCCCCAAGGTTGGTTATCAGCTTTGAGGACCTCTCGAGAAAATTCTTAATGAGGTTCTTcatccagaaggataaagtaaAGCACGCACCGAGTCTCCTGGGAGTTAAACAAGAGGTCAAAGAACCTCTACGTGACTACAtgaaaaggttcaacaaagcgtgCTTGGAaattcaagacctgcccacagaggcagttaTCATGGGGCTAGTAAATGGACTTAGAGAAGGCCCCTTTTCTCAGTCCATATCAAAAAGACACCCCACCTCTTTGAGTGATGTACAAGAGAGAgtagaaaagtacatcaacatcgAGAAAAATGCCAGATTACAGGAGCCAAGCTGGCGACAGGGGCCCCCTCACTCagcaaaagagaaagaaagggaacccaagaaaaaagaggaggtAGGTCTCGACAGACCGAGGAGATATCACTCCTATACTCCTCTAAAAGTTTCTCTAGTAGACGTATACAGAGAAATCTGTAATACTGAAAGATTGCCGCCCTCTAGacccatcaaaaacaaaaagggaGGAAGCCGCGGCGACTACTGTGAATACCACAAGATGTATGGCTACTCAACAAATGATTGCTACGAcattaaaaatgtgatagaaaggTTGGACAGGAAAGGCCGACTCGATAGATACCTCATGGAAAGGTCAGACAATTATGGGAAAAGAAAGCGAGATGATGAGGACAGAAGAGATCCACCACCACAAACCCCCGAGAGACACATACATACGATCTCTGGAGGATTCGCGGGAGGAGGACTcactaaatcatctcgcaaacgACACCTAAAGCGAGTACACCAAGTCGGGAACGAATCCCCCGATCTCCCAATCATCTCATTCACCAAAAAGGATAGACAAGGGATCATGCCCAGGCATGACGACCTGGTGGTGATAACCATGATCTTGGCAAATGCCAACCTCCACAGGACCTTGGTGGACCAAGGACTCTTTAAGCCCGCATTCGACAAGTTAGGGTTGGATGAAAGGGAGCTAAAAGCTTACCCGACACCCTGTATGGGCTAG
- the LOC107486399 gene encoding putative UDP-rhamnose:rhamnosyltransferase 1 produces the protein MADQPKKLHIAVFPWLAFGHILPFYELAKLIAQKGHKISFISTPRNIKRLPKLPSNLQPFVEFIELPLPQVENLPQNAESTMDIPQHIEPYLKKAFDGLEEPLTKFLERSTPDWLIYDFAPFWLPPISSKLGILCISFCIFSASGASFCLNIIQNETSDTTNEPYRVTFQRLLAKEKDFSVSDAFRIQETNRGSAFTAIRSCMEIEGESINSIRNLLKKPVFPVGLLPPSVDDNENSTEDENWNTIRKWLDEHEKGSVIYVAFGSEVTITDEEFTEITMGLELTGFSFFWILKRKNGPNTGSSIESKYKRGIIWNTWAPQLKILAHKSVGGFLSHSGWSSVIESLQFGCPLILLPFQNEQGLVARVMEEKMMGVRVPRNEHDGKFTRDSLAKALRSVMMEDAGNIYRSHAEKMRKIIGDKELHQRYIDEFVHYMEIHRTA, from the coding sequence ATGGCCGATCAACCTAAGAAGCTTCACATTGCTGTGTTTCCATGGCTTGCTTTTGGTCACATCCTTCCATTCTATGAGCTTGCAAAACTCATAGCTCAAAAGGGTCACAAAATTTCATTCATTTCCACACCTAGAAACATCAAACGCCTCCCTAAACTACCTTCAAATTTACAACCTTTTGTGGAATTCATAGAACTTCCATTGCCCCAAGTAGAAAATCTCCCTCAAAATGCAGAATCAACTATGGACATTCCACAACACATAGAACCATATCTCAAGAAAGCTTTTGACGGTCTTGAAGAACCGTTGACTAAGTTTCTTGAGAGATCTACACCAGATTGGCTCATATATGACTTTGCACCTTTTTGGTTACCTCCAATTTCTTCTAAGCTTGGCATCTTATGCATCAGTTTCTGTATTTTCAGTGCATCAGGTGCATCTTTCTGTTTAAATATCATTCAAAATGAGACTAGTGACACCACTAATGAACCCTACAGGGTTACATTCCAACGTCTCCTAGCTAAAGAGAAAGATTTCAGCGTTTCAGATGCATTTCGAATCCAAGAAACCAACCGTGGCTCGGCCTTTACTGCTATAAGAAGTTGCATGGAGATTGAAGGTGAGTCTATAAAttccatcagaaatttgttAAAGAAACCAGTTTTTCCAGTTGGATTGTTGCCACCCTCAGTAGATGATAATGAAAATAGTACTGAGGATGAAAATTGGAACACAATTCGTAAGTGGTTAGATGAACATGAGAAAGGGTCAGTAATATATGTAGCATTTGGAAGTGAGGTAACAATAACTGATGAAGAATTCACTGAGATAACTATGGGACTAGAATTAACTGGTTTTTCCTTTTTCTGGATTTTGAAGAGGAAAAATGGTCCTAATACCGGTAGTTCAATCGAATCGAAATATAAACGGGGAATCATATGGAACACATGGGCACCACAGTTAAAAATTTTAGCACATAAGTCTGTTGGAGGATTCTTGAGTCATTCTGGTTGGAGCTCTGTGATTGAGTCTCTTCAATTTGGATGTCCACTTATTTTGTTGCCATTCCAAAATGAACAAGGGTTAGTTGCTAGAGTTATGGAAGAAAAAATGATGGGAGTAAGAGTGCCTAGAAATGAACATGATGGGAAATTCACTAGAGATTCATTGGCTAAGGCATTGAGATCAGTGATGATGGAAGATGCAGGGAACATTTATAGAAGTCATGCTGAGAAAATGCGCAAGATAATTGGGGACAAAGAGTTGCATCAAAGGTACATAGATGAGTTTGTTCATTATATGGAAATTCATAGAACAGCTTGA
- the LOC107486766 gene encoding uncharacterized protein LOC107486766: MADSTATPYTTTKPHSPFTSRIHHPKPSTTITRKGKSCSGFILKCIFLSLFLVALPLFPSQAPDFVSQTILTKFWELLHLLFVGIAVAYGLFSRRHNVDLEFEPSQIDTTHSVSNSFDSVPSSYYVPKMFPDSEISGGDETENLDPCVVGYDDDKRLVMNSWDANQYFENGGAVGVLDEQYNKPQLQDSSADGGFGYSVGYDGNNVVQSWNSEYYHSGSVVMVAQPYKSIGEFGGQVDGYRPLGLPVRSLRSVPKEVDGNGTRYANESDCSRVSSKGSDKGRDREFGDLGASNLDNRFNAGSGGASASPIPWNLRPRKVEREKRHGNVSHPSHFRPLSVDETKFEAFGSRSLQSSMSFSSLPGMYSSFDSIPPDNMNFQEEEMNKRETSLYVPASEKMNFQEEDTMPKTSYVPPAVENMSFPEEDKRQRKTSFVPASQIANFHEEDTGQRKKYYVPASENSNFKEVNSGKKISQASSSRNRRVKTKGKYAAVSYPLNFRPIPVDETPNESHGSQPFQSMEPFTSHTSMHSSLGLSSSDNMNVQREDMEQQKTSPVHVSENMNFKEEEMAQMKIPYVHDSEDVNFQEEDMEQQKNSCVSASENTNFQEAESGKVNEGSSSRTARMGAKGKRPAVSHLMPTSETQFESLSSRSFQSTGSFSSRASLDSVSSENMNLQREDLAEKRSPHGSYSNSSSPQARSDGETSLRPSHAHARGYSIGSLLEDDMKSDMNDDLGNLMGNPGDRPENKKLGMHALRLDSGEPTSLAKSSSRGKSVRTRRAGGLTSWAMRVGETPSKQTDEKVEKKPSIVESVPMRKDKVKVDEVDLSLKEISKKSLESYPPKPEFVFSSHLKRDKPEPSKKVSNEDLDIDLDLEDIQMSSDDERMSECINDSGLDSEVDKKASEFIAKFKEQIRLQKSGSVERSKGQKIMGNYIR; the protein is encoded by the coding sequence ATGGCGGATTCCACCGCCACCCCTTACACAACCACTAAACCTCATTCCCCATTCACCTCAAGGATCCACCATCCAAAGCCTTCTACCACCATCACCAGAAAAGGTAAGTCTTGCTCTGGTTTCATCCTCAAATGTATCTTCTTGTCACTGTTTCTCGTTGCTCTCCCCCTCTTCCCTTCACAAGCCCCTGACTTTGTGAGCCAAACGATACTCACAAAGTTTTGGGAGCTTCTCCACCTTCTCTTTGTTGGAATTGCTGTTGCTTATGGCTTGTTCAGTAGAAGACACAATGTAGATTTAGAATTTGAGCCGTCACAAATTGATACAACTCACTCTGTTAGTAATAGTTTTGATAGTGTACCTAGTTCTTATTATGTGCCTAAGATGTTCCCTGATTCAGAAATTTCTGGTGGTGATGAGACTGAAAATCTTGATCCATGTGTTGTTGGGTATGATGATGACAAGAGACTTGTCATGAATTCTTGGGATGCTAATCAGTATTTTGAAAATGGTGGTGCTGTTGGTGTTTTAGATGAACAGTACAATAAGCCCCAATTGCAGGATTCTAGTGCTGATGGTGGTTTTGGTTATTCTGTTGGATATGATGGGAACAATGTGGTTCAATCTTGGAATTCTGAGTACTATCATAGCGGGTCGGTGGTCATGGTTGCTCAACCATACAAAAGCATAGGTGAGTTTGGTGGTCAGGTTGATGGTTATAGGCCTCTTGGGCTACCGGTTCGAAGTTTGAGATCGGTTCCTAAAGAGGTTGATGGTAATGGTACTAGATATGCCAATGAAAGTGATTGTAGTAGGGTTTCATCAAAGGGTTCGGATAAGGGTAGAGATAGGGAGTTTGGGGATCTGGGAGCTTCCAATTTGGATAATAGATTCAATGCTGGTAGTGGTGGAGCCTCTGCTTCTCCAATCCCTTGGAATTTGAGGCCTAGAAAGGTGGAAAGGGAAAAGAGGCATGGCAATGTAAGCCATCCTTCGCATTTTAGGCCTCTTTCGGTTGATGAAACTAAGTTTGAAGCGTTTGGTTCGAGGTCCTTACAGTCTTCAATGTCGTTTTCTTCCCTTCCCGGTATGTATTCTTCCTTTGATTCAATTCCACCGGACAATATGAACTTTCAGGAGGAAGAAATGAACAAAAGAGAGACTTCTTTATATGTGCCTGCTTCAGAGAAAATGAATTTTCAAGAGGAAGATACAATGCCAAAGACTTCTTATGTGCCGCCTGCTGTAGAAAATATGAGTTTCCCAGAGGAAGATAAGAGACAAAGGAAGACTTCGTTTGTGCCAGCCTCTCAAATTGCAAATTTCCATGAAGAGGATACAGGGCAAAGGAAGAAATACTATGTGCCTGCTTCTGAAAATTCGAATTTCAAAGAGGTAAATTCGGGAAAGAAGATCTCCCAAGCATCTTCTTCGAGAAACAGAAGGGTGAAAACTAAAGGAAAATATGCTGCCGTTTCTTATCCTTTGAATTTCAGGCCAATTCCAGTTGACGAAACTCCGAATGAATCACATGGTTCACAGCCTTTCCAGTCCATGGAACCATTCACTTCCCACACAAGTATGCATTCTTCCTTGGGTTTGAGTTCATCAGATAACATGAACGTCCAACGGGAAGATATGGAACAACAGAAAACGTCTCCTGTTCATGTATCAGAGAATATGAATTTCAAAGAGGAAGAAATGGCGCAAATGAAGATTCCATATGTGCATGACTCTGAAGATGTGAAtttccaagaggaagatatGGAACAGCAAAAGAATTCTTGTGTGTCTGCTTCGGAAAATACAAATTTCCAAGAGGCAGAATCAGGAAAGGTAAACGAGGGATCGTCTTCAAGAACTGCGAGGATGGGAGCTAAAGGAAAACGTCCAGCTGTTTCTCATTTAATGCCAACATCTGAAACACAATTTGAATCACTCAGTTCGAGGTCTTTCCAGTCTACCGGATCTTTCTCATCTAGAGCTTCCTTAGATTCTGTTTCTTCCGAAAACATGAACTTGCAGAGGGAAGATTTAGCAGAAAAGAGAAGTCCTCATGGTTCTTATTCAAATTCATCATCACCTCAAGCTAGAAGTGACGGTGAAACTTCACTGCGACCATCTCATGCTCATGCTCGTGGGTATAGTATTGGTTCTTTGCTAGAAGATGACATGAAGAGTGATATGAATGATGACTTGGGGAATCTAATGGGGAATCCAGGCGATCGGCCGGAGAACAAAAAATTAGGGATGCATGCTTTGCGGTTAGACTCGGGAGAGCCTACAAGCCTTGCAAAATCTTCATCGAGGGGAAAATCGGTTAGAACTAGAAGAGCAGGTGGATTGACTTCATGGGCAATGAGAGTGGGAGAAACACCTAGCAAGCAAACTGATGAAAAGGTCGAAAAGAAGCCGAGTATTGTTGAGTCAGTACCAATGAGAAAAGATAAAGTGAAAGTTGATGAAGTTGATCTTTCATTGAAAGAAATCAGTAAGAAAAGTCTAGAGTCTTATCCTCCTAAGCCAGAGTTTGTATTTTCTAGTCATCTTAAGAGAGATAAACCGGAACCATCCAAGAAAGTGTCCAATGAAGATTTGGATATTGATCTTGATCTTGAGGATATTCAGATGAGCTCAGATGATGAAAGGATGTCTGAATGCATCAACGATTCGGGACTGGATTCTGAAGTGGACAAGAAAGCAAGCGAATTTATAGCTAAGTTCAAAGAGCAGATTAGACTTCAGAAATCAGGGTCAGTTGAAAGATCAAAAGGACAAAAGATCATGGGAAACTATATCAGGTGA
- the LOC107486397 gene encoding homeobox-leucine zipper protein HAT4 isoform X3 yields the protein MGEKDIGNEDVGLSLSLSLSLGRGCSSSPPPLKPQRSVPMNNINEKSSWNELFQLLPQDRSTDMRPLFGGGINMNSMPSTAETPPDCNQDNRDSSPNNSSLSSGSGCKRSEREEDNGAAVAGIELASCSRGSDDEDGGGGEAARKKLRLTKEQSMLLEETFKQHNTLNPKQKQTLAKELNLRARQVEVWFQNRRARTKLKQTEVDCEYLKRYCENLSEENRRLQKEVQELRTLKLSPQLYMHMNPPTTLTMCPSCERVAVSSASSSASTAHVPALQSNCNNSLGPNIQRPVRVNTWPFDSPISRP from the exons ATGGGTGAGAAAGATATTGGTAATGAAGATGTGGGGTTGAGTTTGAGTTTGAGTTTGAGTTTGGGAAGAGGATGTTCTTCATCTCCGCCACCTTTGAAGCCACAAAGATCGGTTCCTATGAATAACATCAACGAGAAGAGTTCATGGAATGAGTTGTTTCAGTTATTACCACAAG ATAGGAGCACAGATATGAGGCCGTTATTTGGTGGAGGAATCAACATGAATTCGATGCCGTCAACGGCGGAGACTCCGCCGGATTGCAACCAGGACAACCGTGATTCATCGCCAAACAACAGCAGTTTATCAAGTGGCAGTGGCTGCAAGCGAAGCGAGAGAGAAGAGGACAATGGCGCTGCGGTTGCCGGCATCGAATTGGCGTCGTGCTCGCGGGGAAGTGATGACGAGGATGGCGGCGGCGGAGAGGCGGCGAGGAAGAAGCTGAGGCTGACGAAGGAGCAGTCGATGTTATTGGAAGAAACGTTCAAGCAGCATAACACGCTGAACCCG aaACAAAAACAGACATTGGCAAAGGAATTGAATCTGAGAGCCAGACAGGTGGAGGTGTGGTTCCAGAATAGGAGAGCAAG GACCAAGTTGAAGCAAACCGAAGTGGATTGTGAATACTTGAAGAGATATTGTGAGAATCTAAGTGAAGAGAATAGGAGGTTGCAAAAAGAAGTGCAAGAGCTTAGGACATTGAAGCTATCTCCACAGCTCTACATGCATATGAACCCTCCAACAACTCTTACAATGTGCCCTTCTTGCGAGCGTGTCGCCGTCTCATCCGCCTCGTCCTCCGCCTCCACCGCTCACGTGCCGGCACTACAAAGTAATTGCAACAACTCGTTGGGTCCAAACATCCAGCGGCCGGTGCGCGTCAACACTTGGCCATTTGACAGCCCAATTTCGCGGCCGTAG
- the LOC107486397 gene encoding homeobox-leucine zipper protein HAT4 isoform X2, whose amino-acid sequence MGEKDIGNEDVGLSLSLSLSLGRGCSSSPPPLKPQRSVPMNNINEKSSWNELFQLLPQVDRSTDMRPLFGGGINMNSMPSTAETPPDCNQDNRDSSPNNSSLSSGSGCKRSEREEDNGAAVAGIELASCSRGSDDEDGGGGEAARKKLRLTKEQSMLLEETFKQHNTLNPKQKQTLAKELNLRARQVEVWFQNRRARTKLKQTEVDCEYLKRYCENLSEENRRLQKEVQELRTLKLSPQLYMHMNPPTTLTMCPSCERVAVSSASSSASTAHVPALQSNCNNSLGPNIQRPVRVNTWPFDSPISRP is encoded by the exons ATGGGTGAGAAAGATATTGGTAATGAAGATGTGGGGTTGAGTTTGAGTTTGAGTTTGAGTTTGGGAAGAGGATGTTCTTCATCTCCGCCACCTTTGAAGCCACAAAGATCGGTTCCTATGAATAACATCAACGAGAAGAGTTCATGGAATGAGTTGTTTCAGTTATTACCACAAG TAGATAGGAGCACAGATATGAGGCCGTTATTTGGTGGAGGAATCAACATGAATTCGATGCCGTCAACGGCGGAGACTCCGCCGGATTGCAACCAGGACAACCGTGATTCATCGCCAAACAACAGCAGTTTATCAAGTGGCAGTGGCTGCAAGCGAAGCGAGAGAGAAGAGGACAATGGCGCTGCGGTTGCCGGCATCGAATTGGCGTCGTGCTCGCGGGGAAGTGATGACGAGGATGGCGGCGGCGGAGAGGCGGCGAGGAAGAAGCTGAGGCTGACGAAGGAGCAGTCGATGTTATTGGAAGAAACGTTCAAGCAGCATAACACGCTGAACCCG aaACAAAAACAGACATTGGCAAAGGAATTGAATCTGAGAGCCAGACAGGTGGAGGTGTGGTTCCAGAATAGGAGAGCAAG GACCAAGTTGAAGCAAACCGAAGTGGATTGTGAATACTTGAAGAGATATTGTGAGAATCTAAGTGAAGAGAATAGGAGGTTGCAAAAAGAAGTGCAAGAGCTTAGGACATTGAAGCTATCTCCACAGCTCTACATGCATATGAACCCTCCAACAACTCTTACAATGTGCCCTTCTTGCGAGCGTGTCGCCGTCTCATCCGCCTCGTCCTCCGCCTCCACCGCTCACGTGCCGGCACTACAAAGTAATTGCAACAACTCGTTGGGTCCAAACATCCAGCGGCCGGTGCGCGTCAACACTTGGCCATTTGACAGCCCAATTTCGCGGCCGTAG
- the LOC107486397 gene encoding homeobox-leucine zipper protein HAT4 isoform X1, producing MGEKDIGNEDVGLSLSLSLSLGRGCSSSPPPLKPQRSVPMNNINEKSSWNELFQLLPQAMPLTEKLNMQNAVDRSTDMRPLFGGGINMNSMPSTAETPPDCNQDNRDSSPNNSSLSSGSGCKRSEREEDNGAAVAGIELASCSRGSDDEDGGGGEAARKKLRLTKEQSMLLEETFKQHNTLNPKQKQTLAKELNLRARQVEVWFQNRRARTKLKQTEVDCEYLKRYCENLSEENRRLQKEVQELRTLKLSPQLYMHMNPPTTLTMCPSCERVAVSSASSSASTAHVPALQSNCNNSLGPNIQRPVRVNTWPFDSPISRP from the exons ATGGGTGAGAAAGATATTGGTAATGAAGATGTGGGGTTGAGTTTGAGTTTGAGTTTGAGTTTGGGAAGAGGATGTTCTTCATCTCCGCCACCTTTGAAGCCACAAAGATCGGTTCCTATGAATAACATCAACGAGAAGAGTTCATGGAATGAGTTGTTTCAGTTATTACCACAAG CAATGCCACTGACTGAAAAACTAAACATGCAAAACGCAGTAGATAGGAGCACAGATATGAGGCCGTTATTTGGTGGAGGAATCAACATGAATTCGATGCCGTCAACGGCGGAGACTCCGCCGGATTGCAACCAGGACAACCGTGATTCATCGCCAAACAACAGCAGTTTATCAAGTGGCAGTGGCTGCAAGCGAAGCGAGAGAGAAGAGGACAATGGCGCTGCGGTTGCCGGCATCGAATTGGCGTCGTGCTCGCGGGGAAGTGATGACGAGGATGGCGGCGGCGGAGAGGCGGCGAGGAAGAAGCTGAGGCTGACGAAGGAGCAGTCGATGTTATTGGAAGAAACGTTCAAGCAGCATAACACGCTGAACCCG aaACAAAAACAGACATTGGCAAAGGAATTGAATCTGAGAGCCAGACAGGTGGAGGTGTGGTTCCAGAATAGGAGAGCAAG GACCAAGTTGAAGCAAACCGAAGTGGATTGTGAATACTTGAAGAGATATTGTGAGAATCTAAGTGAAGAGAATAGGAGGTTGCAAAAAGAAGTGCAAGAGCTTAGGACATTGAAGCTATCTCCACAGCTCTACATGCATATGAACCCTCCAACAACTCTTACAATGTGCCCTTCTTGCGAGCGTGTCGCCGTCTCATCCGCCTCGTCCTCCGCCTCCACCGCTCACGTGCCGGCACTACAAAGTAATTGCAACAACTCGTTGGGTCCAAACATCCAGCGGCCGGTGCGCGTCAACACTTGGCCATTTGACAGCCCAATTTCGCGGCCGTAG